Proteins found in one Oncorhynchus keta strain PuntledgeMale-10-30-2019 chromosome 2, Oket_V2, whole genome shotgun sequence genomic segment:
- the LOC118400286 gene encoding uncharacterized protein LOC118400286, giving the protein MEHNNGDTSSWSMQRRMEGLVNKHMADIALETLQQRLSAVSEEMNHLAEHVSRRSEDVPKYDIPRRTDVNFDVESLSATFSTGSVGEKLAIPGTSSSAETAAQRKIISLLVEIKEEQQRQWGVLRQMQARVQGQSFPVVEEEVEALDIDIPLRTMEQLDDTERHLEDAGAQKRMVSHLSRMGGATFDDAVRRLMQAVLSFAVGSELNWVGRGQKRSFRNTRLQGVLFCALKRTPVGKEATHHQFADVVKKWLRFAPFRQGGSGRRHYKPPVDFLCPKECVDLPTHQPTHPQ; this is encoded by the exons ATGGAGCATAATAATGGAGATACTTCTAGCTGGTCGATGCAGCGACGAATGGAAGGTTTGGTCAACAAACACATGGCAGACATAGCACTAGAAACACTCCAACAGAGACTATCAGCTGTGTCCGAAGAAATGAACCATCTTGCGGAACATGTCTCGAGACGCTCGGAGGATGTTCCCAAGTATGATATTCCAAGACGCACAGATGTAAACTTTGACGTTGAGTCACTGAGTGCAACATTTAGCACGGGTAGTGTTGGGGAAAAGTTGGCGATCCCCGGCACCTCATCATCAGCAG AGACGGCTGCCCAGCGTAAAATCATCTCCCTGCTGGTGGAGATTAAGGaggagcagcagagacagtggggCGTTTTGAGGCAGATGCAGGCCAGGGTTCAGGGCCAGAGCTTTCCGGTggtagaggaagaggtggaggctCTAGACATTGACATCCCACTGAGGACCATGGAGCAGCTAGATGACACAGAGAGGCACCTAGAGGATGCAGGAGCACAGAAGAGAATG GTGTCTCACCTGTCACGAATGGGTGGGGCCACGTTTGATGATGCGGTGCGAAGGCTCATGCAGGCAGTGCTATCTTTTGCTGTGGGCTCTGAGCTCAACTGGGTGGGCCGAGGCCAGAAAAGGAGCTTCAGAAACACCCGCCTCCAAGGGGTTCTCTTCT GTGCTCTGAAAAGAACCCCAGTGGGCAAAGAGGCCACACATCACCAGTTTGCAGACGTGGTGAAGAAGTGGCTGCGGTTCGCCCCattcagacagggagggagtggtcGACGGCATTATAAACCACCTGTTGACTTCCTGTGTCCAAAGGAATGTGTAGATCTGCCTACACATCAGCCTACACACCCACAGTAA